A genomic window from Triticum urartu cultivar G1812 chromosome 7, Tu2.1, whole genome shotgun sequence includes:
- the LOC125522229 gene encoding uncharacterized protein LOC125522229: MAPPAAGDTPPPPPLAAESSASTEEESQWLAALSEPELDLLISLKLLAVKRAETAGRPHLADAFDLRTLRALGVVLLEDFKHRLREETSLDATVLDRLALSRDPVTDVGVGCSSSDSEVFRRRSKDQPIKPSGVKRKRKQTHDGRHGEAVKKNKKRRKTSRRR, from the exons atggcgcctcccgccgccggcgacaccccacctcctcctcctctggccGCAGAGAGCAGCGCCAGCACCGAGGAGGAGTCGCAGTGGCTGGCGGCCCTCTCCGAGCCCGAGCTC GATTTGCTCATCAGCCTCAAGCTGCTGGCCGTGAAGCGGGCCGAGACGGCCGGCCGCCCCCACCTCGCCGACGCGTTCGATCTGCGCACCCTGCGGGCCCTCG GTGTTGTTTTGCTGGAAGATTTCAAGCACCGGCTAAGAGAAGAAACCTCCCTTGATGCAACCGTTCTTGATAGACTTGCGCTATCAAGGGATCCTGTTACGGATGTTGGTGTCGGTTGTAGCAGCAGTGATTCCGAGGTGTTCAGGCGGCGCAGCAAAGATCAGCCAATAAAGCCAAGCGGTGTCAAGAGGAAACGAAAGCAGACGCATGATGG GCGTCATGGAGAGGCTGTCaaaaagaacaagaaaagaagaaaaacgaGCAGGAGGAGATAG